Proteins from one Drosophila gunungcola strain Sukarami chromosome 3R, Dgunungcola_SK_2, whole genome shotgun sequence genomic window:
- the LOC128251991 gene encoding probable ubiquitin carboxyl-terminal hydrolase FAF isoform X3, with amino-acid sequence MTFDTRTTATTTTSPAQSAGTGTGSVTGTVTTSSSSLPGGGGSSSLDSSQEQQPAVGSQSSDDVAGSSTAGSVDSTATLVPPEKLISSFPTTKLRSLTQKISNPRWVVPVLPEQELEVLLNAAIELTQAGVDHDCEPCVEFYRNGLSTSFAKILTDEAVNSWKYNIHHCILVSCGKLLHLIAIHMQRDNPYLLDLLAIVFDPENKFNTFNAARQPECFATPDCIWGQLDSNKMYARPPAEPKNARGWLVDLINRFGQLGGFDNLLERFNSGLELLKRSQNKATGKGLGGEGSGEGCVHDNRLTLALIHSLLRPFGQCYELLTPATIDKYFMPTWNVVLDLLDSFTDEELKREVKPEGRNDYINGIVKSARFLASRLSGQEELIRDLEMFRLKMILRLLQVSSFNGKMNALNEINKVLSSVAYYSHRSQPLPHCMPEDEMDWLTAERMAQWIKSSDVLGIVLKDSLHQPQYVEKLEKIIRFLIKEQALTLDDLDAVWRAQAGKHEAIVKNVHDLLAKLAWDFTPEQLDHLFEAFQASMTTANKRQRERLLELIRRLAEDDKNGVMAQKVLKLFWTLAHSQEVPPEVLDQALGAHVKILDYSCSQERDAQKTIWLDKCVGELKSGDGWVLPALRLIRDICCLYDTTPNHAPRTQTGTNRQQVIERLQNDYSLVILVTNSLTAYMERVRQMVNDTPGLEAATILIDGRFPHHAQIAERLEFLKFLLKDGQLWLCADQAKQIWHCLAVSAVFPADREECFRWFGKLMGEEPDLDPGINKDFFENNILQLDPHLLTESGIKCFERFFKAVNSKEDKLKAIHRGYILDNEDLIGKDYLWRVITTGGEEIASKAIDLLKEVSTALGPRLQENIAEFHEMFIGECCSRLRTHYGNIVILGKTQLQEELDATDQSDNANDESKDSKMRFIEAEKMCRILKVLQEYVKECDRSFSGDRVHLPLSRVTRGKNTSLYIRFQNPGRPIDDLEIVTHSNETMAAFKRSLLKRIKGTSTTNIKVDLFYTNGEMIEVSDEINPLYQYTIRDKMILTAKLTPVGTGLASSPDSSSDSSTGSPPRPCPDMQRVESESTLPGVIISQNYQYTEFFLKLYQLGSDLEHGRLRDSAKVLLHLLPCDRQTTRQLQMMCQVPKAAVTVPAATEKNTKDEEMKVNSSEQPGFEAEEENCTPEQMFLHPTPAQVLYNLSVLHGLLIPALDPLGEAALLVQSAWMHSGCAHFVLELLTKNNFLPSADMHTKRASFQCVLRLAKLFLYIVGSVLSRVGDEPMICDLDNGSRSQVDILKQNFSTMPNSSQGTLRAISAKMAVMLAREMLSASQEGDRCRTLFSSTLQWSCPDISTIKAVVQLAWASSCGNLQALGSSNSDFEDEAIVPDGQDFSMCKEALEVLTISFILNPSANEALSSDANWPKFITSIVLRNPLRHVRQVASEQLFLASTYCAGDRRPFVYMVNLLVGALRTLVPQYEATCAEFFSVLCRTLSYGCIYNWPLQISEGLLGDEIKWLQRIRENVRATGDTQVHEELLEGHLCLAKELMFFLAADSKAQLNELIHELIDDFLFTASREFLHLRRHGSLRQDTVPPPVCRSPHTIAAACDLLIALCQLCVPNMKLLTNTLIDFVCTDTDPLREWDYLPPVGARPTKGFCGLKNAGATCYMNSVLQQLYMVPAVRVGILRAHGAATIDGEDFSGDSDLSGVLGTTPFLPVSALVTFSSSSGGVEDGSQDVRKNYHVVILKHVQAIFAHLGHSALQFYVPRGLWTHFKLQGEPVNLREQQDAVEFFMSLFESLDEGLKALGQPQLMNATLGGSFSDQKICQECPHRYSKEEPFSVFSVDIRNHSSLTESLEQYVKGELLEGADAYHCDKCDKKVVTVKRLCVKKLPPVLAIQLKRFEYDYERVCAIKFNDYFEFPRILDMEPYTVSGLAKLEGEVVEVGDNCQTNVETTKYELTGIVVHSGQASGGHYFSYILSKNPANGKCQWHKFDDGEVTECKMHEDEEMKAQCFGGDYMGEIYDNNLKRMQYRRQKRWWNAYMLFYTRCDQTPVQYEPSVEQLSLTESRNMVLPLPKPIERSVRHQNIRFLHSRSIFSVEFFNFIKKLVSCNIPSARSDKITPAAEELSLLGVQLASQFLFHTGFRTKKSLRGPVIDWYDALSHHIRSSALVRKWFANHALLSPPSRLGEYILMAPSPEVRTVFVKLVVFFCHFAINDEPLAGHEGANLCEQVLISVLRLLKSEAADYGKHLPHYFSLFSMYVGLGTREKQQLLRLNVPMQFIQVALDDGPGPAIKYQYPEFSKLHQVVSHLVRCSDVNEKCQSSNQNGRPLPNPFKDATVAHEELTPLSTECMDLLFNRTGYIKKVIEDTNVGDEGLKLLQYCSWENPHFSRAVLTELLWQCGFAYCHDMRHHTDLLLNILLIDDSWQHHRIHNALNGVAEEREGLLETIQRAKTHYQKRAYQIIKCLTQLFHKSPIALQMLNSNPTISRHWSVAVEWLQDELERQRGIGCQYNSYSWSPPAQSNDNTNGYMLERSQSAKNTWTMAYELCPDEVSEKTEQDENNESDLESNLDENKTEQAAQPGAAQESTTGGTEQPTDNETPTTSSPSTSAWPARVDSNAIPRLSRQLFGAYTSTGVGSTSGTTAPTTATTTTTTAGSGTNSETESSAQDTTGETTVNGLSSSLDQMEITAKKGLRSRSKGGKLPPVLFHHHQLPPEQQFKLKQQQHQQQQQPQQLREVSQGGEKKARGK; translated from the exons atgaCGTTCGACACGCGCACCACAGCAACCACCACAACGAGTCCGGCGCAGAGTGCGGGAACGGGCACGGGATCAGTCACCGGAACAGTCACCACCTCCAGCTCTAGCCTGCCAGGAGGAGGGGGATCGAGCAGCCTGGACAGCAGCCAGGAGCAACAACCGGCGGTTGGCAGCCAAAGCTCCGATGACGTAGCCGGCTCCTCGACGGCGGGCAGCGTGGACAGCACCGCAACACTAGT GCCTCCAGAGAAGCTAATATCCTCGTTTCCCACCACGAAACTGAGATCGCTTACCCAGAAGATATCAAATCCACGCTGGGTGGTGCCCGTGCTGCCTGAACAAGAGCTGGAGGTGCTTCTAAATGCTGCCATCGAGCTTACCCAGGCTG GTGTGGATCACGACTGCGAGCCTTGCGTGGAGTTTTACCGCAATGGGCTGAGCACTTCGTTCGCTAAGATCCTCACGGACGAGGCGGTGAATTCGTGGAAGTACAACATCCACCACTGCATCCTGGTGTCATGCGGCAAACTGCTGCATCTGATCGCTATTCACATGCAACGTGACAATCCTTACCTGCTGGACTTGCTGGCCATTGTCTTCGATCCAGAGAACAAGTTCAATACGTTTAACGCAGCCCGCCAGCCGGAGTGCTTCGCCACACCAGACTGCATCTGGGGTCAGttagacagcaacaaaatGTACGCCCGGCCGCCAGCGGAGCCCAAGAATGCGCGCGGTTGGCTGGTGGATCTCATCAACCGCTTCGGCCAGCTGGGAGGCTTTGACAATCTGCTGGAGCGGTTCAACAGCGGACTAGAGCTGCTGAAGCGCAGCCAAAACAAGGCTACCGGCAAGGGATTGGGTGGAGAGGGCAGCGGAGAAGGTTGCGTCCATGATAATCGCCTCACTCTGGCCCTTATCCACAGTCTTCTGCGGCCATTTGGTCAATGCTATGAGCTGCTGACGCCGGCCACCATCGACAAGTACTTTATGCCCACCTGGAACGTGGTGCTGGACCTCTTGGACAGCTTCACGGACGAGGAGCTGAAGCGCGAGGTAAAGCCTGAGGGACGCAATGACTACATCAATGGAATTGTGAAGTCGGCCCGCTTCCTGGCGAGTCGATTGTCCGGTCAGGAGGAGCTGATCCGCGACTTGGAAATGTTCCGCCTTAAGATGATTTTGCGTCTGCTGCAGGTGTCCAGTTTCAATGGCAAAATGAACGCCCTCAACGAAATCAACAAGGTGCTTTCTTCGGTGGCCTATTACTCGCATCGATCCCAACCCCTGCCTCACTGTATGCCCGAGGACGAAATGGACTGGCTGACGGCAGAGCGCATGGCGCAGTGGATCAAGTCGTCGGACGTCCTGGGCATCGTACTGAAGGACTCCCTGCATCAGCCGCAGTATGTGGAAAAGCTGGAAAAGATCATCCGTTTCCTTATTAAAGAGCAGGCGCTGACTTTGGACGATTTAGATGCTGTTTGGAGAGCGCAGGCCGGGAAGCACGAGGCGATCGTGAAAAACGTGCATGATTTGCTGGCCAAACTGGCCTGGGATTTCACTCCTGAACAACTGGACCACCTCTTCGAGGCGTTCCAA GCCAGCATGACCACGGCCAATAAAAGGCAGAGGGAGAGGCTGTTGGAGCTGATCCGCCGGTTGGCCGAGGACGACAAGAATGGCGTGATGGCTCAAAAGGTACTGAAGCTTTTCTGGACCCTGGCCCACAGCCAAGAGGTTCCGCCGGAAGTGCTCGACCAAGCTTTGGGTGCACACGTAAAAATATTGGACTACAGCTGCTCGCAGGAGCGGGATGCGCAAAAGACCATTTGGTTGGACAAGTGCGTTGGCGAACTGAAGTCAGGCGATGGTTGGGTGCTACCCGCCTTGCGTCTAATAAGGGATATTTGTTGTCTATATGACACAACGCCAAATCATGCACCCCGCACCCAAACGGGAACAAATCGACAGCAGGTGATCGAGCGGCTGCAGAATGACTATTCCCTGGTCATTCTAGTCACCAACAGCCTGACGGCATACATGGAAAGGGTGCGCCAAATGGTGAACGACACACCGGGCCTGGAAGCAGCCACCATTCTAATTGACGGAAGGTTCCCGCACCATGCGCAAATCGCGGAGCGACTGGAGTTTCTTAAGTTCCTGCTAAAAGATGGCCAGCTGTGGCTGTGCGCAGATCAAGCCAAACAGATCTGGCACTGTCTGGCGGTGAGTGCCGTTTTTCCGGCTGATCGAGAAGAGTGCTTCCGGTGGTTTGGCAAGCTGATGGGCGAGGAGCCGGACTTGGATCCCGGCATTAACAAGGACTTCTTCGAGAACAACATTCTGCAACTGGACCCGCACCTGCTGACAGAGAGCGGAATCAAGTGCTTCGAACGCTTCTTCAAAGCGGTCAACTCCAAGGAGGACAAGCTTAAGGCGATACACAGAGGTTACATACTGGACAATGAGGACCTTATAGGCAAGGACTACTTGTGGCGGGTGATCACCACAGGTGGCGAAGAGATTGCCAGCAAGGCTATTGATTTACTGAAGGAAGTGTCTACGGCATTGGGTCCACGACTACAGGAGAACATTGCCGAGTTCCACGAGATGTTCATTGGCGAGTGCTGCTCCCGCCTGCGCACCCACTACGGAAACATCGTGATCCTGGGAAAGACGCAGCTTCAGGAGGAGCTAGATGCAACCGATCAGTCGGACAATGCCAATGACGAGTCCAAGGACTCGAAAATGCGCTTTATTGAGGCAGAGAAGATGTGCCGCATTCTAAAGGTGCTGCAGGAATACGTGAAGGAGTGCGACCGCTCCTTCAGCGGCGATCGTGTTCACCTGCCCCTCAGTCGAGTTACGCGCGGCAAGAACACTAGCCTGTACATCCGGTTCCAGAACCCCGGAAGACCCATTGACGACCTGGAGATCGTTACACACAGCAACGAAACGATGGCCGCTTTCAAGCGGAGCCTGCTGAAGCGGATCAAGGGCACTTCTACGACCAATATTAAGGTGGATCTCTTCTACACAAATGGCGAGATGATCGAAGTCTCCGATGAAATAAACCCGCTCTACCAGTATACCATTCGCGACAAGATGATCCTCACAGCGAAGCTCACGCCTGTGGGCACTGGTCTGGCCAGCAGTCCGGACTCCTCGAGCGACTCGAGCACCGGCTCCCCCCCGCGACCATGCCCCGATATGCAGCGCGTGGAGTCGGAAAGCACGCTGCCCGGAGTGATCATCTCGCAAAACTACCAGTACAccgagttttttttaaagctctATCAGTTGGGCAGTGACCTGGAGCACGGTCGTTTACGAGACAGTGCCAAGGTACTGCTGCACCTGCTGCCCTGCGACCGCCAGACAACTCGCCAACTTCAGATGATGTGCCAGGTGCCGAAGGCGGCCGTTACGGTGCCTGCGGCAACGGAAAAGAACACTAAGGATGAAGAGATGAAGGTGAACTCCAGCGAGCAGCCGGGTTTTGAAGCTGAAGAG GAAAACTGCACCCCCGAGCAGATGTTTCTGCACCCGACGCCCGCTCAAGTATTGTACAACCTGAGCGTGTTGCACGGACTCCTGATCCCTGCGCTGGACCCTCTAGGCGAGGCAGCTCTGCTCGTGCAGTCGGCGTGGATGCACTCGGGTTGCGCCCACTTCGTCCTGGAGCTGTTGACTAAAAACAACTTCCTGCCCAGCGCCGATATGCACACGAAGCGAGCCTCCTTCCAGTGCGTGCTGAGGCTAGCCAAGCTGTTCCTGTACATCGTGGGCAGCGTGTTGTCCCGCGTGGGCGACGAGCCCATGATCTGCGATCTTGACAATGGATCCCGCTCGCAGGTAGACATCCTGAAGCAAAACTTCTCGACGATGCCGAACAGCTCGCAGGGCACATTGCGGGCGATATCCGCGAAAATGGCTGTAATGCTGGCCCGTGAAATGCTGTCCGCCAGCCAGGAGGGTGACCGCTGCCGCACGCTCTTCAGCTCCACGCTGCAATGGTCCTGTCCTGACATTTCCACCATCAAGGCTGTGGTGCAGCTGGCTTGGGCTTCGTCCTGCGGCAACCTTCAGGCCCtgggcagcagcaacagcgacTTCGAGGACGAAGCGATCGTGCCGGACGGACAGGACTTTAGCATGTGCAAGGAGGCGCTCGAAGTGCTCACCATCTCGTTCATCCTGAATCCGAGTGCCAACGAGGCGTTAAGCAGCGATGCCAACTGGCCCAAGTTCATCACCTCTATTGTGCTGAGGAATCCGCTGCGTCATGTGCGCCAGGTGGCCTCGGAGCAGCTGTTCCTGGCCTCCACGTATTGTGCCGGCGATCGGCGTCCGTTCGTCTACATGGTCAACTTGCTGGTGGGCGCCCTGAGGACGTTAGTTCCCCAGTACGAAGCCACCTGCGCCGAGTTCTTTTCGGTGCTGTGCCGCACACTGTCGTACGGATGCATCTACAACTGGCCCCTGCAGATCAGCGAGGGGTTGTTGGGCGATGAAATCAAGTGGCTGCAGCGCATACGGGAGAATGTCCGCGCCACTGGTGACACTCAGGTGCACGAGGAGCTTCTCGAAGGCCACCTGTGCCTGGCCAAGGAGCTGATGTTTTTTCTCGCCGCCGACTCAAAGGCACAGCTCAACGAGCTTATCCACGAGCTGATCGACGACTTCCTCTTCACGGCCTCGCGCGAATTCTTGCATTTACGGCGACACGGCAGTCTGCGACAGGACACCGTCCCGCCACCAGTCTGCCGCAGTCCGCACACCATTGCCGCTGCCTGCGATCTCCTCATTGCCTTGTGCCAGCTCTGTGTTCCTAATATGAAGCTACTCACCAATACACTGATCGACTTTGTTTGCACGG ATACGGATCCGTTGCGCGAATGGGATTACCTGCCGCCGGTGGGCGCCAGACCAACCAAAGGTTTTTGTGGACTGAAGAACGCCGGGGCCACCTGCTACATGAACTCGGTGCTGCAGCAGCTCTACATGGTGCCGGCCGTGCGTGTGGGAATTCTGCGAGCCCACGGCGCGGCCACCATCGACGGCGAGGACTTTAGCGGCGACTCCGATTTGAGTGGCGTTCTTGGAACGACCCCCTTTTTGCCCGTCTCTGCCCTAGTCACCTTCTCCTCATCGTCGGGCGGTGTCGAGGATGGATCGCAGGATGTGCGAAAAAACTATCACGTGGTGATCCTGAAGCATGTGCAGGCCATATTTGCCCACCTGGGCCACAGTGCTCTGCAGTTCTACGTGCCTCGTGGTCTCTGGACGCATTTCAA GCTGCAGGGTGAGCCTGTTAATCTCCGCGAGCAACAGGATGCCGTGGAGTTCTTCATGTCCCTGTTCGAGAGTCTCGACGAAGGGCTGAAGGCGCTTGGCCAGCCGCAGCTGATGAACGCCACGCTGGGCGGTTCGTTCAGCGATCAGAAGATCTGCCAAGAGTGCCCCCATCGCTACTCCAAAGAGGAACCATTTAGTGTATTTAGTGTCGATATTAGGAATCATAGCTCATTAACCGAATCTCTGGAGCAGTATGTCAAGGGGGAGCTGCTCGAGGGTGCCGATGCATACCATTGTGATAAATGTGATAAAAAA GTAGTTACCGTTAAGCGGCTATGCGTGAAAAAGCTGCCACCCGTGTTAGCCATACAACTGAAGCGCTTCGAATACGACTACGAGCGCGTCTGTgcgattaaatttaatgactATTTTGAATTTCCGCGTATCCTGGATATGGAGCCCTACACAG TGTCTGGCCTAGCTAAGCTGGAGGGCGAGGTGGTAGAGGTGGGTGATAATTGTCAAACAAACGTTGAAACGACAAAGTACGAATTGACCGGCATTGTTGTGCACAGCGGGCAGGCCTCTGGTGGCCATTACTTCAGCTACATACTCTCCAA AAACCCAGCAAACGGCAAGTGCCAGTGGCACAAGTTCGACGACGGCGAGGTAACCGAGTGCAAAATGCACGAGGATGAGGAGATGAAGGCGCAGTGCTTCGGCGGTGACTACATGGGCGAGATCTACGACAACAACCTAAAGCGCATGCAGTACCGCCGCCAGAAGCGCTGGTGGAACGCCTACATGCTGTTCTACACCCGCTGCGACCAGACTCCCGTGCAGTACGAACCCAGTGTGGAGCAGTTGTCGCTCACAGAGAGCCGCAACATGGTTCTGCCCCTGCCAAAGCCTATCGAGCGGAGTGTGCG GCACCAGAACATTCGGTTTTTGCACTCCCGAAGCATTTTTTCCGTGGAGTTTTTCAACTTCATCAAAAAGCTGGTCAGCTGCAATATACCCTCTGCGCGGAGCGATAAGATC ACTCCTGCCGCCGAAGAGCTTTCTCTGCTGGGCGTCCAATTGGCATCACAGTTCCTTTTCCACACTGGTTTTCGCACAAAGAAGTCCCTGCGTGGCCCCGTTATCGATTG GTACGACGCGCTCTCGCATCACATACGTTCTTCGGCACTAGTGAGAAAGTGGTTTGCCAACCATGCGCTCCTTTCGCCGCCTTCGCGCCTAGGCGAGTACATCCTGATGGCTCCGTCGCCAGAGGTGCGTACTGTCTTCGTTAAGCTGGTGGTGTTCTTCTGCCACTTTGCCATCAACGATGAACCGTTGGCCGGCCACGAAGGCGCCAATCTCTGCGAGCAGGTGCTCATCAGCGTGCTGCGCCTGCTGAAATCTGAGGCAGCCGATTACGGCAAACATCTTCCCCACTACTTCAGTCTCTTCAGTATGTACGTAGGACTGGGCACGCGCGAGAAGCAGCAACTGCTAAGG CTAAATGTGCCGATGCAGTTCATCCAAGTGGCATTGGACGATGGCCCCGGTCCGGCCATAAAGTACCAGTATCCGGAGTTTAGCAAGCTTCACCAGGTGGTATCCCACCTGGTGCGCTGCAGCGATGTGAACGAAAAGTGTCAGAGCTCCAACCAGAACGGCCGTCCACTGCCAAATCCGTTTAAGGACGCAACGGTGGCGCACGAGGAGCTGACGCCGCTGTCCACTGAGTGCATGGACTTGCTATTTAATCGCACGGG CTACATCAAGAAGGTGATCGAAGACACAAACGTGGGCGACGAAGGGCTGAAGCTTCTGCAGTACTGCAGTTGGGAGAATCCGCACTTTTCGCGCGCCGTCCTAACCGAGTTGCTTTGGCAGTGTGGATTTGCCTACTGCCACGACATGCGGCACCACACGGATCTGCTGCTAAACATCCTACTGATCGACGACTCGTGGCAGCACCACCGCATCCACAACGCCCTCAACGGAGTGGCCGAGGAGCGCGAGGGCCTGCTGGAGACGATACAGCGGGCGAAGACGCACTACCAGAAGCGGGCGTACCAGATTATTAAGTGCCTCACGCAACTGTTCCACAAGTCGCCCATCGCGCTGCAGATGCTCAACTCGAACCCAACCATCAGCCGACACTGGAGCGTTGCCGTCGAGTGGCTGCAGGACGAGCTGGAGCGGCAGCGGGGCATCGGTTGCCAGTACAACTCGTACTCGTGGTCGCCGCCGGCGCAGAGCAATGACAACACTAACGGCTACATGCTGGAGCGGTCGCAGTCGGCTAAAAACACGTGGACCATGGCTTACGAGCTCTGTCCGGATGAGGTCAGCGAGAAGACG GAACAGGACGAGAACAACGAGTCTGATTTGGAATCGAATCTGGACGAGAACAAGACGGAGCAGGCGGCACAGCCGGGGGCAGCGCAGGAGAGCACCACCGGTGGCACGGAGCAGCCGACGGATAACGAGACTCCCACCACGAGCAGCCCTTCTACGAGCGCATGGCCGGCACGTGTGGATAGCAACGCCATTCCCCGGCTCTCGCGTCAGCTCTTCGGGGCGTACACTTCGACTGGCGTTGGCTCAACCAGCGGAACAACCGCACCCACAACCGCCACAACGACGACTACAACGGCGGGCAGTGGGACCAACAGCGAGACGGAGAGCAGTGCCCAGGATACCACCGGGGAGACTACTGTTAACGGGCTGTCGAGTAGCCTGGACCAAATGGAGATTACGGCCAAAAAG GGCTTGCGAAGTCGTTCCAAGGGAGGGAAGCTGCCGCCGGTTCTGTTCCACCATCATCAGTTACCGCCGGAGCAGCAATTCAAgctgaagcagcagcagcatcaacaacaacagcagcctCAGCAACTACGTG AAGTCTCGCAGGGTGGTGAGAAGAAAGCTAGGGGAAAGTAA